The genomic window CTCCGACTGCACCGAGCCGGGACGGTCGACCAGGACGACGCGGGCGGCATCGGCAGCGCGCGGGGCCGGCTCACGGTCGACCGGCCGGGCACGACCCGAGGTCGTCCAGGCACCCAGGGTCGAGCCGAGCAGCTCCTCGACGTCGATCCCGGTGAGGTCGCCGGCCACGACGACGGTCGTCCCCTCGGGGTGGACGTGGGCGGCATGGAAGTCGACGACGTCCTGCCGGGTCACGTCGGCGACGGTCTCGGCCTGACCACCACCGGGACGCGACGCGCGGATGGTGGGGTCGTAGTAGGTCCTCGCCCACTCCTTGAAGGCGCGACGACCGGCCGAGGCCCGCTCCTGCTCGATCTCGGCCAGGCGGGTGCGCACGATGCGCGAGACCTCCGTCTGCTCGAAGACCGGCTCGCTGACGCACTCGGTGAGCAGCTCCAGCGCCTGGCCCAGGAAGCGCTGCGGCACGTCGAGGTCGACACCGAGCGAGGCCTCGCTCATGCCGGCACCGAGGGCGATGCCACGACGCTCGAGCAGCTCCGACAGCTCACGCTGGCCGTGCGTGCGGGTGCCCTCGTCGAGCAGTCGCGCCATGACCCAGGCGACGCCCTCCTTGGACCCCGGCTCGTGGCGCAGCGCGACCGGGACGGTCAGGCGCACGGAGATGACGTACTGGCCGGGGACGTCGTGCACGAGGGCACCGATGCCGTTGGGCAGCGTGAGCTCACGCGGCTGGGGGAAGGACCACTCCCCCGGCGCGGTGACCTGCGGACGTGGGACCGTGGGCGTGCTCATGCTGCCTCCTCCTGCTGCTCGGCGGCTCGGTAGACGACGGCGGCTCGGTGCTGTGGGCGCAGCCACGCGTCCGCGGCGGCGCGCACCTGCTCAGCGGTGATCCTCTCGAGCCGGTCGAGGAAGGTGTTGATGTAGCCGGGGTCGTCGTGCAGGCACGTGTAGTGGCTGATCAGGTCGGCACGCTCGTCCTTGTCGGCCAGTGCCGACAGCCACGCCCGCTCGGCCTGGGCCCGGACCGCTTCCATCTGCTCGGGCGTCGGGCCGGCATCGGCGAAGGCGCTCAGCTGCGCGCACACCTGCTCCTCCAGCTCCTGGGTGTCCACGCCGTCCGCGACGTCGACGATCACCAGGCCGAGGGAGACCCCGTCGACGAAGCCCATCGCCCC from Janibacter cremeus includes these protein-coding regions:
- a CDS encoding M16 family metallopeptidase; its protein translation is MSTPTVPRPQVTAPGEWSFPQPRELTLPNGIGALVHDVPGQYVISVRLTVPVALRHEPGSKEGVAWVMARLLDEGTRTHGQRELSELLERRGIALGAGMSEASLGVDLDVPQRFLGQALELLTECVSEPVFEQTEVSRIVRTRLAEIEQERASAGRRAFKEWARTYYDPTIRASRPGGGQAETVADVTRQDVVDFHAAHVHPEGTTVVVAGDLTGIDVEELLGSTLGAWTTSGRARPVDREPAPRAADAARVVLVDRPGSVQSEILIGAPGPDRRVESGWAPFPVLAYVMGGAPNARIDQVLREEKGYTYGIRSGFRPRQVGSAFTVAGSVRADSTVDSLRLLEEILAGAQEGFTEEETRAGVDFMTLTAPGRYDTADAIADETAGLAGDELPLTFTSDTIAAMRRLTADDLSRAWREQVTHEWTVVVVGDASLYKDEVTELGLGPVTVVPN